From Lysobacter lycopersici:
TGCTCGCACCGGGCGCCGCGCTTCGGCGTTCGATCGAATCCGGCCACGTGCATTCGATGGTGCTGTGGGGACCGCCGGGCTGCGGCAAGACCACGCTGGCGCTGTTGCTGGCGAAATACGCCGACGCCGATTTCCGCGCGATTTCCGCCGTACTTTCCGGCTTGCCGGAAGTGCGGCAAGTGCTCGCCGAGGCCGCGCGGCGATTCGCCGAAGGCCGGCGCACGGTGCTGTTCGTGGACGAGGTGCACCGCTTCAACAAGGCGCAGCAGGACGCCTTCCTGCCGCACATCGAACGCGGGACGATCCTGTTCGTCGGCGCGACCACCGAAAATCCGTCGTTCGAACTGAATTCCGCGCTGCTGTCGCGCTGTCGCGTGCACGTGATGGAAGCGGCGAGCGCCGATGACATCGCCGTGACCTTGCGGCGCGCGCTCGATGATGCGGAACGCGGCATCGGCGAACGCGAACTGCACATCGGCGACGAACAATTGCTGCTGATCTCGCGCGCCGCCGACGGCGACGTGCGCCGTGGCCTGACCTTCCTCGAAATCGCCGCCGACCTGGCGGGGGAGGGCGGCACGATCACGAACGCTACGCTGGAGCAAGTGCTGGCCGATCGCAGCCGGCGTTTCGACAAGGGCGGCGAGCAGTTCTACGACCAGATCTCGGCGCTGCACAAATGCGTGCGCAGTTCCAACCCGGATGCCGCGTTGTATTGGCTGGCGCGCATGCTCGATGGCGGCTGCGATCCGGGTTATCTCGCGCGGCGACTCACACGCATGGCGGTCGAGGATATTGGACTTGCCGATCCGCGCGCGCTGCAAATGGCGATCGAGGCATGGGACACCTACGACCGGCTCGGTTCGCCCGAAGGCGATCTCGCGCTGGCGCAATTGGCGATCTATCTCGCCAGCACGGCGAAATCCAACGCGGCGTACAAGGCCTTTGGCGAGGCGAAGCGCGACGTGGCCGAATACGGCACGCAGGACGTGCCGATTCACATTCGCAATGCGCCGACGAAGCTGATGAAGCAGCTCGGCTACGGCAGCGGCTACCAGTACGACCACGATGTCGCTGGCGGCGTGGCGCTGGACCAGACCGGATTCCCCGATGCCATGGGCGAACGCGTGTACTACCAGCCGACCGAAGCCGGCATGGAAGCCAGGCTCAAGGAAAAGCTGGATCGGTTGCGGGCGGCGCGCGAAGAAGCAGGCGACAGGAAAAGCTGACGCTGCGATTCAGCGTCGCGGCAAGGCGGCAAGAGCGTCACCATGGTTTCGATATGCCGTTTCGGCCGATGGCTTTCTACGAACATGATTCCGCGCAAGCGTTCCGGCATCAGGCGTTCGCCAGTCGGGCTGACCTGATAGAGCCCAGCCATGCGTCAGCCTCGTTATAGGCTGAGGCGAGGTAGATCGCCACAGGTAGGCATAGTTCAGGCTCCTTGGGCGGGATTGGTCATTCTTTAATTTACATAAGATGCATTTTTCGCCGTTATCGACGAAGTTTCTGCATGTACGGCGAAGTTCGCCGACGATGTAAACATCAGAATGACTGCAACCGCACTCGCGGCCAGCTTCCTCCAAACCGCTTTCTCCTCGCGGGATATCGCCCGCGCCTCGCCCACGATCCCCAGCACCTTCGCTAGGGGGATTCCGGTCAATCCGGCCAATCTTTCGCAGCTGACTGCGTCGGGCAGCACTCGGCCTACGCGCCAGTTCGATACCGTTCCGTGGCTAACCTTCAGGTGTTTTGCGAAAGCTCGGTCACTCTCGACCCCAGCTGTGATTTTCGCCTGGTCGATGATGTCGCTAAGTTCCATGTGCCTATACCCTGTTGACATAGCTGCCTAGCCCCTTTATACAGTCCCCGCTGCCTAGCGACTCTAGGCAATAAGCACGCCCCGGCTGGGGCTCGGTGGGTCGGGGGCCGACTCCCCTACGGCGAGGACACGATCCGACCCGTCCCATCCCAGCCGGGGCCTTTCTCAAAGCCGGGGAGGGCAGGGGATGAAGCAAGGGTTGCTCGAGCTCGACAAGCGTTACCGCAAGGCCAAGCGGCAGGGCCGGAAAATTGCTGCAGCGCATATCGCGCTTGTGATCCGTCTCCGTGTGAAGCGAGCGTCTCGGTGAGCCGCATCACTGACTCCGAACGCGGTGCACGCATGGCGAAGGAACAGGCCTTCGTGCACCTCGCCCAGGGCGACCTCTTCACCCGCGACGACGATGGTTACGACCTGTGGGCCGGCATCTACCTCGCCGCCTGCGAGGCCGAGGTCGAGGAACGCATTTGCCGGGAGCAATGCAATGCCTGATGGCACCTTTTCACCGCTCGGTGCCGGCAACAGCCGGCAGGGCCCGAACAGTAACACGGGCCAAAAGTCCTCCCTGAGCGCGCCAATCATTGATTTTTGCACCGTGGTTCTGGACAGCGAAAAAGCTCGCGTCTACATGCGCAAGCGTTCGCCGGCTCAAGTCCTCCGCGACCTGTTCCATGTGGGGCAGGGGATCGCGGTCGGTGCCATCACCGATAAGCCGTTCAATTTCTACCCGCGATCTGCGGTCATGGTCGATGACACCGGCTCGGTGTGCGGCCGGATCGGCTTCGGCGATGACGGTCGTATGTGCATCAGCTTGACAGGGCAGGGGTGCCAGCACGTCCCGCACTGGCCTTCGGTCGCCGACAACCTGGACTTCATCGACGCGCGTCTCTCGCGTTGCGACATCGCGGTCGATGACCTGACCGGCGAATTTTTCAATCTCCAGACCTTCCGCGATCTCCATACCGCAGGTGAATTCATGTGCAACGGTCGCCCGCCGTCCGCGTCCTTCGTCGATGACCTCGGCAGCAACAAGGGATGCAGCCTTTACATCGGCCAGAAGGGCCACAAGCAGCTCAACGTCTACGAAAAAGGCAAGCAGCTCGGCGACCCGGATTCGCTCTACACGCGTTGCGAGTTGCGCCTGTACGCGAAGCGAATCGATCTTCCGAACGATGCCCTCCGCAATCCCGGCATCTATTTCGCTGGCGCATACCCGGCGCTCGCCGCTTTCGTGGTTGGTGAAGCGGAGCGCCTGCAAGTCAAGGAACAAATGGTCAATGCCAGTGCGAAGGCGATGGTGCGTTTCCTGCGTACGCAAGCCGGCACGGCGCTGCATCTGGTCATGGATGCGCTCGGCGATGAAGCCGTTGAGTACCTGCTCAAAAACGTTGTCCGGCCCGGTCGCCCTGGACGATTCAAGCGCACCACAGGCGACCTTGCATCACTGGTTCGAACGCAACTTTCTTAATCACTCGACAAGGCAGCATGAAAATGAAAGTCACCATCACCAAGCCGTTCAATCCCGCTACCGACGAAAAATCATGGTCGAAGCCTGACGGTCGCAGCGGTGTCATCCGTACGCAGGAAGCCACGGCGGAATGCGCGAAGTTCCGGCAGACCGTTCGCATCGACATCGGCAAAAACGAGCCGTTCCCGGTCGGTGAATACACGCTCGACCTCGAGGACGCGATTTCGGTCGGTGACTTCGGCGACCTCAAGCTCGCTCGCCGCCTTCCGCTGGTTCCCTTGAAGCCTGCTGCAGCGAAAGCGGCCTAAGCCATGCAGACGCTCACCTGCCTGGACGATCCGCCGCCGGCACCCGGCGGATCGTGCACGACAACGGCATGGGTCGAAGCGCCTTCGTTGGTGCCGCCTCTTTCCATCGACGACGCGCAGACGATTGCGTACGCATTCCTCGGCGCGCTCGTCGCCGTGATGGTCGTGAAGATCATCGGAAAAAAGACCCAATGAAGCCCGGCATTTCGCTAGGGCAGGGTAGAAGGGAGTTTCGAATGTTCTGTGTCAACAAAGGTGCCCGCCTTGCGAAGGTCGCAGGCGTGCTGGTCGCGCTGTCCCCCGGTCTTGCCTTCGCTGCCGCGCCGGATACCACCGCGATCACCTCGGCCATCACCGATGGCCAGACCGCGGCCGTCGCCGTCGCCATCGCGTTCGGCGTCGCGATCTGGGCTGTCCGCGCGCTCAAGCTGATCCGCCGCGGTTGATCGTCCTGGGCGAGTCGGCGCCCATTCTTTTCTCCTCTCGGATACTTTCAATGGACGGCTGGCTGGTTCTCTTTTTCCTCGCCGCGATGTTCTGGCTCGCCGTGCGGGGTTGGGATGAATAACTGGCTCGCGCGCGTTTTCGTGTCCGCGCTTGTGCGACGCTGCGCCTATGCGCTGGTGGTGCTGCTGAGTCTCTACGCGTGCAACGCGAGGGCCGCGGTCGATAACCATCCTTCGCGCCAGGAGGCGTATTCGCACTGCCTTTCCCAAGCAACGAACAACGTTTCCGTGTGGTTTTCTGCATCTCAAACTAATACAACTCAATGGCAATACACGCTGACGAAGGGCGGTTATTGCTACATCTACGCGTCCGTTCCCAAGGCCTACCGCGAGCGCGGTGAATACAAGCAGTGTCTAAAACCTGGGCTTACGCAATGTTCGATCTCGACCTATGAAACCGCTCACGACAACGAACACTCTTGGACTACCGAGTGCCCAGCAGGCACGACGTGGGACGACAACACACACACCTGCAAGGAGCCTTGCAGTGTTAACGATCCACCTCTCTCCGGTGGCTGGTTCGAATCACCTACGGGGAGTTATGAGTCGGGGGTGGTTAGCGTCTGTTCTGGTGGCTGCGAGTTCCTCAATACGCCGATTCTGCACAACGGCGGTTACGTTACCTATAAGAAAATCGACGGCATCGTCTATATCTCCACAGACGGCTGGACGGCCACCGGCATGACCTGCACCGCAGGGCCGAGCACTCCCTCTCCAGGCGCCACGCCTCCGCCGGATTCCGATGGCGACGGTACGAGCGACGCGAATGACGGCGCTCCGAATAATCCCGGCAGCACGGGCGGAGGTTCGAACGGGCAGGGCGACAACGACGGCGATGGAAACGACGACGGTTCGGACGACAATGGCGATGGCAAGCCAGATTGCGGTGTTGCCGGCACGCCTGCGTGCGACGACACGAAACCAAACAGCGACCAGTCGAGCGGCGGCGGTGACTGCAACACGCCACCTGTCTCTACTGGGAATCAAATTCTCGCCTCAATGCTTTTCCAGACTTGGGCGATACGTTGTGCGTTGCAGGGCAATGCGAACGGCGGTCTGCCGCCGGGCAATCCGAATTCTTCGAACATGGACTTGAGCGAGACGAATGGAAAGCTCGACACGCTGCATGGCGACCTGACCGGTCACAACGGTACAGGCGATCTCGACGATGGCTCTGCCACCGGCCAGACGACGCCGGGGTCGATTTTTCAGGATGATGACCTCAACACTGAACTGGATCAGTCCGGCTTCGGCCTCGCGCGAAGCTGTCCCGCGCCGCCGACCTTCACCATCGCCGGCCAAACCCGCACGATCGATACCTCCGGCATGTGCGACCTGGGCGAAGTCATCGGCGCTCTGGTCATCCTTGCTGCGCTTGCGCAGGCGGCATGGATATTCGGGGGGAACCGCTAATGTGGGCGCTGCTCCTTGAATTCATCTCGCCGTTGCTGGCGGGCCTCTCGCGCTTGGTGTTCTCGCGCGCCGGCATGTGGGTCGTTTCCACGCTGGTGTTCCTCGGCATTGGCTTCGGAACTCAGCAGTACGCCTTGCCCGCGGTTACCTCGTACTTCGAACAAGGGTTCGGTGGCCTGCCTGCGAATGCGGCGGCGTGGGTCGGTTTCTTCCGGATCGATGTGTATTGCTCGATCATCGTTTCCGCCTACGCTGCCGCATTTGCGAAGCGCCTTATTCTCAAGCGACTGACGGGCACGACATGATCGGCGAGACCACGGTTCTCATCACCGGCAAGCGTGGCAATGGGAAGTCCCTGAAAGCGGTTGGCTTGATGAAGCAGGAAATCGCTGCTGGCCGTCCGGTGTTCGCGTCGAATTTCAACGGTCTTCGCGTACAGGGTGTCCAGGTACTCGACAACCCGCGCGAATGGGAGAGCCTGCCCACCGGATCGATCCTGTTCGTCGATGAAGCGCAACGCTTCTGGCGTTCTCGTCGCTCTGGCGATCCTCCTGCGGAAGTGCAGGCGATGGAAACCCAGCGCCATCTCGGGATCACCATCGTTCTGCTGACGCAGCAGCCGACGTACCTCGATAAGCACATCCGCGGCCTTGTCGATCTGCACCACCATCTCATGCTCGAGGTTGGCGGTAAGGCTTCCCGCATGTGGACGTGGAAGCGGTGCATGGATGATCCCGAGGACGCGACGACACGTAGTGAGGCCGACCAGTCGGTGTTCCTGTTCCCATCCTCCGACTTCGCCGACTACGACAGCGCCGAGGTGCACACCATCAAGCCCAAGGTGCCCCGCAAGCTCAAACTGGTCGCGGTCTCTCTCATCGTTCTCGCGGGGCTGTTCTGGTTCGCCATTCACCGAGCGCACAGCATCGGCGGCAAGCCATCAGGCGAAACTCGGGATCAGGCCGGCGTGCCAGCCGTAGGCGGCACGCCGGCTGACCCAGTTCGCTCTGGCAAGCGCACAATCAGCTACGCAACGGCTGAGGAATACATTCATCAGGTGACGCCGCGTATCCCTGCAGCGCCATGGACGGCGCCGGCCTTCGATGGCCGGCAGGTGGTGGCTGACCCTCGCGTGTTCTGTATGTCGTCATCTGCGGGCGTCGATGCTTCCGGCACCGTCCGCGATGAAACCTGTTCCTGCGTCACGGAGCAGGGCACGACTTACGCCATGCCGGTGAAGTCCTGCGCTCAACTTGCTGCGCAAGGTGAAATCTACAATCCGTTCCGCAAGCCTGAGGTCGAACGGCTCGCGGTGAATGAAGATCCGCCGCCTGTGGACGCGCCAGCGGACACGCCGACGCTCTCCGGCGGGAATTCTCAACCGTTCGGCACGCTGGCCAGCTACGGCACGCTCGACGCGAAGTAGAGCGCTTCCCTGCTGACCTGCTCTAATCGCAACGCCCTGCGACTTGCGTCCAGGCGTTGCCGTCCTTCCGGAATCGCTGCCCGCCGATACACCGCTCGTTCTGGCCGAGCGGTGCTGAGGGTTGCCGCGCTGCAGGTGTTCGTGCGCGGTAGCCATCGTCCAAAGTGCGCTTGTGCAGAATGTCCGCGCAAGCTTCGAAGGCCTGCTCTCTGACGGCCTCTCGGTCGCTTCGGTGCTTGAGGTATTGCGCGGCGTTCGTTGCGATCGACACGGCCAGCACGATCCACGCCGTCGCTTCCCATTGTCCTTTTGTCATGGTGTCCCCCTTGCGGGGATTATGCCGACCCTTCGAACCGCTCCCGCGCCGGTATCGATCGCTTAACTCGATCGAGTAAAACAGTCGTTTGATTCCCGTCGACGGGAATTCGCCGGCGATTCTTCTCAGCCCATAGCAGTCCCAACACGCGCTCGACGGTGAGGCGTTCGCCGCTTGGCGCGACCAGGTACCGCCCGGCGGTGCGCCAGCCATGCCACGGGCCGTAGAGAGGCGCTGTGCCGTACACGACGCGCTGGTAGTGCGCGTCGCTGAATTCGTGGTGGCAGACGCGGCAGGCGGTCATGTTCAGGCCTCGATGCAGTCCGGGCCTGAGACCGTGCGGCGGAATTTCCAGTCCAGCCATAGGGCAAGGCCGCGCCACCACATCAGAAACCTCCTAGACAATTTTACATAAGATGCATTATGCGAAGTATCGGAGAGTTGACTCTGGACCAGAGTCCAAGGTTTACGCTTGGCCCACTCCTTCCGATTCAAGGGATTCCAATGCGCATCGGACATCTCGCCGGCCAGGCTGGCGTCGCAGTCGATACGGTCCGCTACTACGAACGCCAGGGCTTGTTGCCGCCGCCGGCACGACGGCCATCCGGCTATCGCGATTACGGCAACGACGAGCTGCAGCAGTTGCTGTTCGTGCGCCGCTGCAAGGCGCTTGGCTTCACCCTGGAGGAAACCCGCGAACTGTTACGGCTGAATGCCGACCCGGATACGGACCGCGCCGAGGTCCGGGCGCTGACCGAGCGCCGGCTCGCCGACGTGGACGCCAAGCTGCGCGAACTGCAGGCCTTGCGCGCCTCGCTGGCCGAATTGGCGGACTCGTGCTCCGGGCACGGATCGCTCGACGGCTGTCCGATCATCCAGCGCGTGCTGGGCACGAGCGCGGAGGCTTCGTCATGAGCGAACACGCCAACCACGATCATTCGCAGGTCGATGCGGCGCATGCCTGCTGCCATCACGAATCCGTCGCGAAAGTCGAAGCACATTCACACCACGCACACGGCGGCCATGGCGATACGCCGGTGCGCATCGCCGCGCACGCGACCCTGCATTGCCTGACCGGCTGCGTCATCGGCGAAATCGCCGGCCTGCTGATCGGCGTGGGCCTTGGACTCGCCGCATGGCAAACGGTCGTGCTCGCGACGACCTTGTCCTACGCCAGCGGATTCAGCCTCGGCCTGTGGCCGCTGGTGAAGCGCGGCATGAATTTCATACACGCGCTGCGAACCATCTGGCTGGGCGAAGCGGTGTCGATCGGCGTGATGGAAATCGCGATGAACGTGGTCGATTACCTGTCCGGTGGCATGGGCGTGAAATCGGTGTTTGCGCCGCAGTTCTGGACGAGCTTTGCATTGGCCGCGCCCGCGGGTTTCCTCGCCGCATGGCCGGTCAACTGGTGGCTGCTGCGCAAGCAGATCAAGGCGCCCTGCCATTGAACGCGCCGTTCGATCCCGCGCGTCGCCGTTTCGTCACCAGCACGCTGGCCATCGCCGGCGCGGCCGCCCTGCCCCGCGGCCTGTTCGCGCAAAACGTGCAAGCTCATGCCATTCCCGAATTGCGCGGCACGAACTTCGTGCTCGACGTCGGCGCATTGCCGGTGAACCTGAGCGGTCGTCGCGCCTGGGCGAAGACGGTGAACGGTTCGCTGCCGGCACCGACGCTGCGCTGGCGCGAAGGCAACACGGTTTCGCTGCGCGTCAACAACTCGCTGCACGAAATGACCTCGCTGCACTGGCACGGCATCCTGCTGCCGGCGGACATGGACGGCGTGCCGGGATTGAGCTTCCACGGCATAGCACCGGGCGGCAGCTATCTCTACCGCTTCCCGGTGCAACAGGCCGGGACGTACTGGTACCACGCGCATTCCAGCCTGCAGGAAGCGCAGGGCGTCTATGGCGCCATCGTCATCGACCCGCGCGAACCCGACGGCATCGCCGCCGACCGCGAGCACGTCGTATTGCTGTCGGATTGGAGCGACGAGGATCCGCACGCGATCCAGCGCAAGCTGCTGATCGAATCCGACATCTACAACCGCCATCGCCGCACGGTCGGCGACCTGCTGCGCGATGCCCGACGCGACGGTTGGCCCGCGACCCGCGCCGACCGCGCGATGTGGGGCCGCATGCGCATGAGTCCGACGGACCTCGCCGATGTCGGTGCGGCGACCTATACCTATCTCGTCAACGGACAGGCGCCTGACGCGAACTGGACTGCACTGTTCGCGCGCGGCGAACGCGTGCGCCTGCGTTTCATCAACGGTTCGGCGATGACCTATTTCGACGTACGCATCCCCGGCCTGAAGATGATCGTGGTCGCCGCCGACGGCCAGCGCGTGCACCCGGTGAGCGTCGACGAATTCCGGATCGCGGCCGCTGAAACGCTGGATATCATCGTGGAACCGCAGGACCACCCGTACACGATCTTCGCCCAGGCGATGGATCGCGGCGGTTATGCGCGCGCCACCCTGGCGCCGCGATATGGACTGTCCGCTCCCGTTCCCGCGCTTGATCCACGACCGCTGCTGACCATGACCGACATGGGCATGGACCACGGCGCCGGCCACGACATGTCGAAGATGGATCATTCCATGCCGGGCATGGCGCACGGCATGGCCGAATCGAAGCCGTTGCCGAATTCGCCATGGATCGATATGCGCGCGACGTCGGTCTCGAAGGCGCAGGACGATCCCGGCGTCGGACTGCGCGGCAATGGTCGCCGCGTGCTCACGCTTTCCGACCTGCGCAGCGATTTCGCCGACCCCGATGGTCGCGAACCGGGGCGCACGCTGGAACTGCACCTGACCGGCAGCATGGAGCGCTACGCCTGGGGGTTCGATGGCGTGCCGTTTTCGGAATCGCAACCGATCCGCTTCGATTACGGCGAACGCCTGCGCATCGTGCTCATCAACGACACGATGATGGAACACCCGATCCACCTGCACGGGATGTGGAGCGACATCGAGAACGAGGATGGTGCATTCCGCGTGCGCCGCCACACCGTGACGGTGCCGCCGGGACATTCGCGCAGCTATCGCGTCCGCGCCGACGCACTCGGGCGCTGGGCCTACCACTGCCACATGCTGCTGCACATGGAGCTCGGCATGTTCCGCGAAGTGCGGGTGGACGCATGAAGCGCATTCCAGCCCTCGCCTTCGCGCTTGTTGCGCCGGCCGCGTGGGCGCAGCACGAAGGCCACGATATGTCGTCGATGCAAGGCATGCCGGGAATGAGCGCCGAGGAACATGCCCGGATGATGCAGCAGCCCCAACCGCCTTCGCCCTCCCCCGCCCTGCCGCCGCCGACCGCGGAAGAACGCGCGCGGGCCTTCCCCGACCTCGACGGCATGGACATGCGCGAGCACATGGACGACGACCCGTTCATCGCCACGCTGGCATTCGACCGGCTGGAAGCCTTCCGCGACGACGATGCGAACGGACTCGCGTGGGAACTGCACGGTTGGGCCGGGGGTCGTCGCGATCGTTTCGAATGGCGCAGTCGCGGCGAACGCATCGGGGGCGACACCCGCGACGGCGAACTCGAACTGCTGTGGTCGCACGCCACCGGCCCGTGGTGGAACCGCACCCTGGGCGTGCGCCACGATTTCGGCGAAGGCGAACACCGCGACTGGCTGGCGCTGGGCGTCGAAGGCATGGCGCCGTACAAGATCGACATCGCCGCCACGCTCTATGCCGGCGAAGACGGGATCGGCGCGCGTGCCGAAGCCAGCTACGACCTGTTGCTGACGCAACGCCTCGTCCTGCAGCCACGACTGGAAGCCGATGCCTATGCCGGACACGACGCGCCGCGCGATTCCTTCGAGGCCGGGCTGCGCCTGCGCTACGAATTCACGCGCCAGTTCGCGCCCTACTTCGGCTACGAGTGGTCCACGACGGGCATGCATGGCGGCGGGGCCGGCGGGCACTGGGTCGCCGGGATCCGTGGCTGGTTCTGATTCCGCTTGCGGTCCGGAAT
This genomic window contains:
- a CDS encoding replication-associated recombination protein A; this encodes MAKREPQFDDPDLLTVDRDASRPLAERMRPRDLDEMVGQRRLLAPGAALRRSIESGHVHSMVLWGPPGCGKTTLALLLAKYADADFRAISAVLSGLPEVRQVLAEAARRFAEGRRTVLFVDEVHRFNKAQQDAFLPHIERGTILFVGATTENPSFELNSALLSRCRVHVMEAASADDIAVTLRRALDDAERGIGERELHIGDEQLLLISRAADGDVRRGLTFLEIAADLAGEGGTITNATLEQVLADRSRRFDKGGEQFYDQISALHKCVRSSNPDAALYWLARMLDGGCDPGYLARRLTRMAVEDIGLADPRALQMAIEAWDTYDRLGSPEGDLALAQLAIYLASTAKSNAAYKAFGEAKRDVAEYGTQDVPIHIRNAPTKLMKQLGYGSGYQYDHDVAGGVALDQTGFPDAMGERVYYQPTEAGMEARLKEKLDRLRAAREEAGDRKS
- a CDS encoding bacteriophage CI repressor, with the protein product MELSDIIDQAKITAGVESDRAFAKHLKVSHGTVSNWRVGRVLPDAVSCERLAGLTGIPLAKVLGIVGEARAISREEKAVWRKLAASAVAVILMFTSSANFAVHAETSSITAKNASYVN
- a CDS encoding replication initiation factor domain-containing protein, producing MPDGTFSPLGAGNSRQGPNSNTGQKSSLSAPIIDFCTVVLDSEKARVYMRKRSPAQVLRDLFHVGQGIAVGAITDKPFNFYPRSAVMVDDTGSVCGRIGFGDDGRMCISLTGQGCQHVPHWPSVADNLDFIDARLSRCDIAVDDLTGEFFNLQTFRDLHTAGEFMCNGRPPSASFVDDLGSNKGCSLYIGQKGHKQLNVYEKGKQLGDPDSLYTRCELRLYAKRIDLPNDALRNPGIYFAGAYPALAAFVVGEAERLQVKEQMVNASAKAMVRFLRTQAGTALHLVMDALGDEAVEYLLKNVVRPGRPGRFKRTTGDLASLVRTQLS
- a CDS encoding major capsid protein, giving the protein MFCVNKGARLAKVAGVLVALSPGLAFAAAPDTTAITSAITDGQTAAVAVAIAFGVAIWAVRALKLIRRG
- a CDS encoding virulence factor TspB C-terminal domain-related protein, giving the protein MNNWLARVFVSALVRRCAYALVVLLSLYACNARAAVDNHPSRQEAYSHCLSQATNNVSVWFSASQTNTTQWQYTLTKGGYCYIYASVPKAYRERGEYKQCLKPGLTQCSISTYETAHDNEHSWTTECPAGTTWDDNTHTCKEPCSVNDPPLSGGWFESPTGSYESGVVSVCSGGCEFLNTPILHNGGYVTYKKIDGIVYISTDGWTATGMTCTAGPSTPSPGATPPPDSDGDGTSDANDGAPNNPGSTGGGSNGQGDNDGDGNDDGSDDNGDGKPDCGVAGTPACDDTKPNSDQSSGGGDCNTPPVSTGNQILASMLFQTWAIRCALQGNANGGLPPGNPNSSNMDLSETNGKLDTLHGDLTGHNGTGDLDDGSATGQTTPGSIFQDDDLNTELDQSGFGLARSCPAPPTFTIAGQTRTIDTSGMCDLGEVIGALVILAALAQAAWIFGGNR
- a CDS encoding DUF2523 family protein; translation: MWALLLEFISPLLAGLSRLVFSRAGMWVVSTLVFLGIGFGTQQYALPAVTSYFEQGFGGLPANAAAWVGFFRIDVYCSIIVSAYAAAFAKRLILKRLTGTT
- a CDS encoding zonular occludens toxin domain-containing protein, which produces MIGETTVLITGKRGNGKSLKAVGLMKQEIAAGRPVFASNFNGLRVQGVQVLDNPREWESLPTGSILFVDEAQRFWRSRRSGDPPAEVQAMETQRHLGITIVLLTQQPTYLDKHIRGLVDLHHHLMLEVGGKASRMWTWKRCMDDPEDATTRSEADQSVFLFPSSDFADYDSAEVHTIKPKVPRKLKLVAVSLIVLAGLFWFAIHRAHSIGGKPSGETRDQAGVPAVGGTPADPVRSGKRTISYATAEEYIHQVTPRIPAAPWTAPAFDGRQVVADPRVFCMSSSAGVDASGTVRDETCSCVTEQGTTYAMPVKSCAQLAAQGEIYNPFRKPEVERLAVNEDPPPVDAPADTPTLSGGNSQPFGTLASYGTLDAK
- a CDS encoding heavy metal-responsive transcriptional regulator, with the protein product MRIGHLAGQAGVAVDTVRYYERQGLLPPPARRPSGYRDYGNDELQQLLFVRRCKALGFTLEETRELLRLNADPDTDRAEVRALTERRLADVDAKLRELQALRASLAELADSCSGHGSLDGCPIIQRVLGTSAEASS
- a CDS encoding DUF4396 domain-containing protein; the encoded protein is MSEHANHDHSQVDAAHACCHHESVAKVEAHSHHAHGGHGDTPVRIAAHATLHCLTGCVIGEIAGLLIGVGLGLAAWQTVVLATTLSYASGFSLGLWPLVKRGMNFIHALRTIWLGEAVSIGVMEIAMNVVDYLSGGMGVKSVFAPQFWTSFALAAPAGFLAAWPVNWWLLRKQIKAPCH
- a CDS encoding copper resistance system multicopper oxidase translates to MAGQLVAAAQADQGALPLNAPFDPARRRFVTSTLAIAGAAALPRGLFAQNVQAHAIPELRGTNFVLDVGALPVNLSGRRAWAKTVNGSLPAPTLRWREGNTVSLRVNNSLHEMTSLHWHGILLPADMDGVPGLSFHGIAPGGSYLYRFPVQQAGTYWYHAHSSLQEAQGVYGAIVIDPREPDGIAADREHVVLLSDWSDEDPHAIQRKLLIESDIYNRHRRTVGDLLRDARRDGWPATRADRAMWGRMRMSPTDLADVGAATYTYLVNGQAPDANWTALFARGERVRLRFINGSAMTYFDVRIPGLKMIVVAADGQRVHPVSVDEFRIAAAETLDIIVEPQDHPYTIFAQAMDRGGYARATLAPRYGLSAPVPALDPRPLLTMTDMGMDHGAGHDMSKMDHSMPGMAHGMAESKPLPNSPWIDMRATSVSKAQDDPGVGLRGNGRRVLTLSDLRSDFADPDGREPGRTLELHLTGSMERYAWGFDGVPFSESQPIRFDYGERLRIVLINDTMMEHPIHLHGMWSDIENEDGAFRVRRHTVTVPPGHSRSYRVRADALGRWAYHCHMLLHMELGMFREVRVDA
- a CDS encoding copper resistance protein B; the protein is MKRIPALAFALVAPAAWAQHEGHDMSSMQGMPGMSAEEHARMMQQPQPPSPSPALPPPTAEERARAFPDLDGMDMREHMDDDPFIATLAFDRLEAFRDDDANGLAWELHGWAGGRRDRFEWRSRGERIGGDTRDGELELLWSHATGPWWNRTLGVRHDFGEGEHRDWLALGVEGMAPYKIDIAATLYAGEDGIGARAEASYDLLLTQRLVLQPRLEADAYAGHDAPRDSFEAGLRLRYEFTRQFAPYFGYEWSTTGMHGGGAGGHWVAGIRGWF